The Paraburkholderia sp. ZP32-5 genome includes a window with the following:
- a CDS encoding ATP-dependent helicase, with product MILNATALQSKANSQQLEAIFATDGPVLIIAGPGSGKTFTLVERIVYLITQRGVAPESLFVVTFTDKAARELTTRISNRLTEVGIKFNLNEMYLGTFHSICLRLLEDFREFTRLKRSFTLFDQFDQQYFLYQHIKDFRELPDAQLVMGDDQSGRWAQSENLLKWLNKVSEEALDLDTLAAAPEVEIRALAACFAKYQELLHENNSLDFSGIQYEALQLLEKHPEVLAQLREKLTHLMVDEYQDTNTIQERILLQLAGERRNLCVVGDDDQGLYRFRGATIRNILEFPALFPEGQCRRVTLSVNYRSHPDIIRFYNEWMHEQTWDDGTRVFRFAKQIVPREDDFPDVPTAVRLAATDNKDETTNWHAEVLAFLNGLEASGQLTDWNQVAFLFRSVKNDKVVALAHFLETEGVPVFSPRSNMFFEREEIRLVIGALIFLFPQFPKVRAWAEGVTLPIWDYYDHQCFAAFAAELRKPENKSLLDWARPLAKRHAVLTQNTDYAFSSLFYQLLQFPLFSRFLIDEAVQGVDKGRAARNLGTFSKLLTKFEYLHYVSVLNPEWLEKNIRDLFNQFLRFLVDGGIGEYEDEAEYAPKGCVSFLTVHQSKGLEFPVVVCGSLEAVPRKQYGELDVLLEDGGYLSKERFEPLDHIKNFDFWRLFYTAFSRAQNLLVLAAQERQGRGLGKSPSKYFERLFYELPSWRDIDLSALTFEAVKQINLKREYSFTSHITVFENCAEQYRFFKELEFAPIRESPMLFGTLVHQTIEDIHKTVLRGEEGILNREAIEGWFSANYAMLSKKERVYLAPSSLQAALLHVLRYYQRENGNWDRIKEAEVEISLVKDQYILKGSVDLIRGEHDTVEIIDFKSEKKPDMEKDRDRLRQYQHQLEVYAHLVEGRTGQKVSRMHLYYTGEDGGNPYVSFDKDNRAIGKTIARFDDIVARIERQDYGIATRPAKLCQNCDMRAYCDNKNWKFRKND from the coding sequence ATGATCCTCAATGCTACTGCCCTCCAGTCCAAGGCGAACTCCCAGCAACTCGAAGCCATCTTTGCCACCGACGGTCCGGTGCTCATCATCGCCGGCCCAGGTTCAGGAAAAACCTTCACTCTCGTCGAGCGGATCGTCTATCTGATTACGCAGAGGGGAGTCGCTCCCGAATCGCTGTTCGTCGTCACGTTCACGGACAAAGCCGCGCGAGAGCTGACTACCCGCATCTCGAACCGGCTGACCGAGGTGGGCATCAAGTTCAACCTGAACGAGATGTACCTCGGCACCTTCCATTCGATCTGCCTGCGGCTGCTGGAAGACTTCCGCGAGTTCACTCGCCTTAAGCGCAGCTTCACGCTGTTCGACCAGTTCGACCAGCAATATTTTTTGTACCAGCACATCAAAGATTTTCGTGAACTGCCAGACGCGCAGCTCGTCATGGGTGACGATCAATCCGGCCGTTGGGCGCAGTCGGAGAACTTGCTCAAGTGGCTCAACAAGGTCAGCGAGGAAGCCCTCGACCTCGATACGCTCGCAGCAGCCCCCGAAGTGGAAATCCGCGCGCTGGCCGCATGCTTCGCGAAGTATCAGGAGCTGCTCCACGAGAACAACTCACTCGACTTCTCTGGAATCCAGTACGAAGCGCTGCAACTGCTGGAGAAGCATCCCGAGGTGCTGGCGCAGTTGCGCGAAAAGCTGACCCACCTGATGGTGGATGAGTACCAGGACACCAATACCATTCAGGAGCGCATCCTGCTGCAACTGGCGGGTGAGCGCCGTAATTTGTGCGTCGTCGGAGACGACGATCAGGGCTTGTACCGCTTTCGCGGGGCTACCATCCGCAACATTCTGGAATTTCCCGCGCTATTTCCGGAAGGGCAGTGCAGGCGTGTCACGCTCTCGGTTAACTACCGCTCACATCCAGACATCATCCGCTTCTACAACGAATGGATGCACGAACAGACGTGGGACGACGGCACGCGCGTGTTTCGCTTCGCCAAGCAGATCGTGCCGCGCGAGGACGACTTTCCAGACGTGCCTACGGCAGTGCGGCTTGCCGCCACCGACAACAAGGACGAAACCACCAACTGGCATGCCGAAGTGCTGGCCTTCCTCAACGGCTTGGAGGCATCAGGTCAGTTGACGGACTGGAATCAGGTCGCCTTCCTGTTCCGTTCCGTCAAAAACGACAAAGTGGTTGCCCTAGCCCATTTCCTCGAAACCGAGGGCGTACCTGTGTTTTCTCCTCGCTCGAACATGTTCTTCGAGCGAGAGGAAATCCGTTTGGTGATAGGCGCGCTTATCTTTCTGTTTCCACAGTTTCCCAAAGTGCGGGCGTGGGCCGAAGGCGTCACGCTGCCCATCTGGGACTACTACGACCACCAGTGTTTCGCGGCCTTCGCCGCGGAGCTGCGTAAGCCGGAGAACAAGTCCCTGCTCGATTGGGCGCGCCCGCTGGCCAAACGCCACGCTGTGCTCACGCAGAACACTGACTACGCCTTCTCCAGCCTGTTCTACCAACTGCTTCAGTTCCCGTTGTTCTCGCGTTTCCTCATTGACGAAGCTGTGCAAGGCGTGGACAAGGGCCGCGCGGCGCGCAACCTGGGGACTTTCTCCAAACTGCTCACCAAGTTCGAGTACCTGCACTACGTCAGCGTGTTGAACCCGGAGTGGCTGGAAAAGAACATCCGCGACCTGTTCAACCAGTTCCTGCGCTTCTTGGTGGACGGCGGCATCGGCGAGTACGAGGACGAAGCCGAGTACGCGCCCAAGGGCTGCGTGTCGTTCCTTACCGTTCACCAGTCGAAGGGGCTGGAGTTTCCGGTCGTCGTTTGTGGCTCGCTCGAGGCGGTACCGCGGAAGCAGTATGGCGAACTCGACGTGCTGCTGGAAGACGGAGGCTACCTTTCCAAGGAGCGCTTCGAGCCGCTCGATCACATCAAGAATTTTGACTTTTGGCGGTTGTTCTACACGGCGTTCTCTCGTGCACAAAACCTGCTGGTGTTGGCCGCACAGGAGCGGCAGGGTCGAGGCTTGGGCAAGTCTCCGTCGAAATACTTCGAGCGCCTGTTCTACGAGCTACCGAGTTGGCGCGACATCGACCTCTCTGCGTTGACCTTTGAGGCGGTCAAGCAGATCAATCTCAAGCGCGAGTACTCCTTCACCTCGCACATCACTGTGTTCGAAAATTGCGCCGAGCAGTACCGCTTCTTCAAGGAACTGGAATTCGCGCCCATCCGTGAAAGCCCAATGCTATTCGGTACGCTGGTGCATCAAACCATCGAGGACATCCACAAGACGGTGCTTCGCGGCGAGGAGGGTATCCTCAATCGCGAAGCCATTGAAGGCTGGTTCTCGGCCAACTACGCCATGCTGTCGAAGAAAGAGCGCGTTTATCTCGCGCCGTCCTCCCTACAGGCAGCGCTGCTGCACGTGCTGCGCTACTATCAGCGCGAGAATGGAAACTGGGATCGTATCAAGGAAGCGGAGGTCGAGATTTCACTGGTCAAGGATCAGTACATTCTCAAGGGGAGCGTTGACCTTATTCGTGGCGAGCACGATACAGTCGAGATCATCGATTTCAAGTCGGAGAAGAAACCCGACATGGAGAAGGATCGAGACCGTTTGCGGCAGTACCAGCACCAGTTGGAGGTATATGCCCACCTAGTCGAAGGGCGTACTGGCCAGAAGGTCAGTCGGATGCATCTCTATTACACCGGCGAGGACGGCGGAAATCCTTACGTTTCCTTCGACAAGGATAACCGCGCCATCGGCAAAACCATCGCGCGCTTTGACGACATTGTGGCGCGCATCGAGCGGCAGGACTACGGCATCGCCACGCGCCCGGCCAAGCTATGCCAAAACTGCGATATGCGCGCCTATTGCGACAACAAGAACTGGAAATTCAGGAAGAACGACTAA
- a CDS encoding site-specific DNA-methyltransferase, with amino-acid sequence MTNTNTLAQESLQLVASGAGATNVEKYEFEPIKGYPMLNWRGKRPFSSTQYFPAQLKEVHGEEVDGWRNKIFWGDNLQVMSHLLKEFRGKIDLIYIDPPFDSKADYKKLVSIKGRGAESDRGAFEDKQYSDIWANDEYLQFIFERLVLCRELISKTGNIFVHCDSQKNYLIRCLLDEIFGVGNFVNEIIWKRKGGSANPTSQLGTVTDTILWYSRGADKKYFAEYTKDSDEAKKYITERFNRSDPTTGRKFMDSPVISPSPRANLMYEFRGFPPPPTGWSVSKEIMEKWESEGKLMIPDDKTKRIRRKIFVDEYKGQPVPNLWTDVFVINSQASESLNYPTQKPEALLRRIINMTTEQNDLVFDCFMGSGTTQSVAMSLGRRFIGADVNLGAIQTTTKRLINLADELRQELPDSAHPRFTGFEVHNVNQYDIFRNPVQAKDLLLEALEVQKLELSTVFDGEKDGRMIKIMPVNRIATRADLNELIAGFDYKAWERKQNENPNRPVEKIMLVCMGHEPDLRAQLELAAKPFKIDVDVVDILRDKADLEFKRDSQAKMSVKNGELAIEKFYPMNLLQKLSLQKESVEDWKELVESVLIDWNYDGAVLQPAVVDIPGRDELVKGVYKVPEDAGTIRVKITDLLSESWEGSISNGD; translated from the coding sequence ATGACGAACACGAACACACTTGCGCAGGAGAGCCTGCAACTGGTCGCGTCCGGTGCGGGTGCGACCAACGTCGAGAAGTATGAGTTTGAGCCGATCAAGGGCTATCCGATGTTGAACTGGCGCGGCAAGCGCCCGTTCAGCTCAACACAATATTTCCCCGCGCAACTGAAGGAAGTCCATGGGGAAGAAGTAGATGGGTGGCGCAACAAGATTTTCTGGGGCGACAACCTTCAGGTCATGAGTCATTTGCTGAAGGAGTTTCGTGGGAAGATCGATTTGATTTATATTGACCCCCCCTTTGACTCAAAGGCTGACTACAAAAAACTGGTTTCAATCAAAGGGCGCGGGGCGGAGAGCGATCGCGGAGCTTTTGAGGACAAGCAGTACTCGGACATTTGGGCTAACGATGAGTATCTTCAGTTCATCTTTGAGCGGCTTGTTCTGTGTCGTGAGTTAATCTCAAAAACCGGCAATATATTCGTACACTGCGACAGTCAGAAAAACTATTTGATTCGCTGCCTGTTAGATGAAATATTCGGTGTTGGGAATTTCGTTAACGAGATTATTTGGAAGAGAAAGGGCGGATCGGCTAACCCGACTTCGCAGCTTGGTACGGTGACGGATACCATCCTTTGGTACTCAAGAGGCGCGGATAAAAAGTATTTCGCTGAATACACAAAGGACAGCGATGAGGCAAAGAAATACATCACGGAGCGATTTAACCGCTCTGACCCAACGACCGGGCGAAAATTCATGGATTCGCCAGTGATCAGCCCGAGTCCGAGGGCGAACTTGATGTATGAATTTCGGGGATTCCCGCCCCCGCCGACGGGCTGGTCGGTTTCCAAGGAAATCATGGAAAAATGGGAATCAGAAGGCAAGCTAATGATTCCAGACGACAAAACAAAGCGCATTCGCAGGAAAATCTTCGTTGACGAGTACAAAGGGCAGCCAGTCCCCAATCTTTGGACGGACGTATTCGTCATCAACTCGCAAGCCTCTGAAAGCTTGAACTACCCTACGCAGAAGCCGGAAGCTCTGCTTAGGAGGATTATTAACATGACGACCGAGCAAAATGACTTGGTATTTGACTGTTTTATGGGGTCCGGAACTACGCAATCTGTTGCCATGAGTCTTGGTCGTCGGTTCATCGGCGCTGACGTCAATTTGGGCGCAATCCAAACAACGACCAAACGGCTGATCAATTTAGCCGACGAGTTGAGGCAGGAACTACCAGACTCAGCACATCCGCGCTTCACAGGCTTCGAGGTCCACAACGTCAACCAGTACGACATCTTCCGTAACCCGGTGCAGGCCAAAGACCTGCTACTGGAAGCGCTTGAGGTGCAAAAGCTCGAATTGAGTACTGTCTTCGACGGCGAGAAGGATGGACGTATGATTAAGATCATGCCCGTCAACCGCATCGCTACGCGGGCGGACCTAAACGAGCTGATCGCGGGCTTCGACTACAAAGCGTGGGAACGCAAGCAGAACGAGAACCCGAACCGCCCCGTCGAGAAAATCATGCTCGTCTGTATGGGCCACGAGCCAGATCTTCGAGCACAACTGGAACTGGCAGCTAAGCCCTTCAAGATCGACGTGGACGTTGTAGACATCCTGCGCGACAAAGCCGACCTAGAATTCAAGCGTGATTCGCAAGCCAAGATGTCCGTCAAAAACGGCGAGCTAGCCATCGAGAAGTTCTACCCGATGAACCTGCTGCAAAAGCTCTCGCTCCAGAAGGAGTCAGTCGAGGACTGGAAGGAACTGGTCGAATCGGTGCTGATCGACTGGAACTACGACGGTGCGGTGCTGCAACCGGCGGTGGTAGACATTCCGGGCAGGGACGAGCTGGTCAAGGGCGTCTACAAGGTGCCAGAGGACGCGGGGACGATTCGCGTGAAGATTACCGATTTGCTCTCGGAATCGTGGGAAGGGAGCATTAGCAATGGCGACTAA
- a CDS encoding sacsin N-terminal ATP-binding-like domain-containing protein, with product MSKLGIKRMPDLRGAVVASNYDAICKENRESYGTKGAQKSGKLAAGLYDNRTHFIFELLQNAEDALGRRGDWHGSHKVAFNLKPTSLTLSHFGKPFDEADVRSVCDIAESTKNESSIGRFGLGFKSVYTVTDLPEIHSGDEDFAIENYVFPKRLERSPRAADETQIILPLKPEDTSAAQDITAGFRHLGPGALLFLRHIDEINWSVEGGASGFYLRNTPETLGPNVQRITVIGKEDDRPEVDQNWLVFHHDVFSAERQKVGRVEIAFSLVAAKDTPGRWAVQSLAKSPLVVFFPTVVESHLGFLVQGPYRTTPSRDNIPPSEPWNQHLVKETSGLLAEAMRWMRDKALLDVSALRCLPLDREKFPEDSRFAPMFNAVRQAFQEEALLPTFDGRHVTAHQAKLARTQELRELFSPEQVAALFGSEVAAWLSGDITQDKAPEIRQYLMRELDIDEITPTKLVPGLTKSFLETQADEWVLRLYEFLSGQEKALRRHLDTVPLIRLDDGTHVVARENGKAKAFLPSAIATSFPTMRRAVCATPEVRLFLSSLGITEPDPVDDVIWNLLPKYQQEEVDVGDYAYAADIERIRAAFSTDSTAQKEKLRSALRDTTFVMVVDTGDGKAYVAKPGEVYIATDRLQQLFAGVPGILIVDNEYDCLRGEDIRDVLVSCGASRYLIPEATPSSLGYSEKERIRREAGLERASWENPPEDFTLRGLTQLLDFLPTLKSGEAAARVKVLWEALADLDARNTAAFYGSYKWGYSHETKTARFDAAFVRTLNQVAWVPNADGELVPPGLVVFDTVGWKHSPFLLTKIAFKPPIIDQLAKEAGIDPAALDLLRKLGITNVADLTSRLGITNPPSEPEPSTASEPEADEPSDGDVYDDAKDLYGDDMPDIRPGTPDPDGDDSVVSDAGRGGKGRTSTGTPRGGGLGTGGTPGSADAHSVSGGKGNGNGGSHGKGAPGQTGGRPFISYIGTHPDDDGPDPDGIDHATRMQIEGHAIDLIIKLEPALRRTPEGNPGFDLYEADPSGRQVRWVEVKSMMGSLEDRPVALSHTQFDHAREKGSAYWLYVVEHATDATKARVLRIRNPVGLARTFTFDRGWREIAQTELSF from the coding sequence TTGAGCAAACTTGGCATCAAACGGATGCCTGACCTGAGGGGAGCGGTGGTGGCATCCAACTACGATGCAATTTGCAAGGAAAACCGGGAGAGCTATGGCACCAAAGGCGCCCAGAAATCTGGGAAGTTGGCCGCTGGGCTGTACGACAATCGCACGCACTTCATCTTCGAACTGCTGCAAAACGCCGAGGACGCGCTCGGTAGGCGGGGCGACTGGCACGGATCGCACAAGGTTGCATTCAACCTAAAACCGACCAGCCTGACGCTCTCCCACTTCGGCAAGCCGTTCGACGAGGCCGACGTCCGAAGCGTCTGCGACATCGCCGAGAGCACGAAGAACGAGTCCTCCATTGGCCGCTTCGGCCTCGGCTTCAAGTCCGTTTACACCGTCACCGATCTTCCGGAAATTCACTCTGGAGACGAGGACTTCGCCATTGAGAACTACGTCTTTCCCAAACGGTTGGAACGCTCGCCACGCGCGGCGGACGAGACACAGATCATCCTGCCCCTGAAACCGGAGGACACGAGCGCAGCGCAGGACATCACCGCTGGGTTCCGCCACTTGGGCCCGGGCGCGCTGCTGTTCCTGCGCCACATTGACGAAATCAACTGGAGCGTCGAGGGCGGCGCGTCCGGGTTCTACCTGCGCAACACCCCCGAAACGCTCGGACCCAATGTCCAGCGCATCACGGTGATCGGCAAAGAGGATGATCGGCCCGAAGTTGATCAGAACTGGCTCGTGTTCCATCACGACGTGTTTTCTGCCGAGCGGCAGAAGGTCGGGCGGGTGGAAATCGCTTTCTCGCTGGTTGCGGCCAAGGACACCCCTGGTCGCTGGGCTGTGCAGTCTCTGGCAAAGTCGCCGCTAGTGGTCTTCTTCCCGACCGTTGTTGAGAGTCATCTTGGCTTTCTCGTGCAAGGGCCGTACCGAACCACGCCTAGCCGCGACAACATCCCGCCCAGCGAGCCGTGGAACCAGCATCTGGTCAAGGAAACGTCCGGCCTGCTGGCGGAAGCGATGCGCTGGATGCGGGACAAGGCGTTGCTGGATGTCTCGGCGTTGCGCTGCTTGCCGCTTGATCGCGAGAAATTTCCGGAAGATTCACGGTTCGCGCCGATGTTCAATGCCGTCCGGCAGGCGTTTCAGGAGGAGGCGCTGCTTCCCACCTTCGATGGCAGGCATGTCACCGCCCATCAGGCCAAGCTGGCGCGCACGCAAGAGTTGCGCGAGCTGTTCAGCCCGGAACAGGTTGCGGCGCTGTTCGGTTCGGAGGTCGCTGCTTGGCTGTCTGGCGATATCACTCAGGACAAGGCACCCGAGATTCGCCAGTACCTGATGCGCGAACTCGACATCGACGAGATCACGCCGACAAAACTGGTGCCGGGCCTGACCAAGTCATTCCTTGAGACACAAGCCGACGAGTGGGTGTTGCGGCTGTATGAATTCCTGAGCGGCCAAGAGAAAGCTCTGCGTCGCCACCTCGACACTGTTCCGCTCATCCGCCTTGATGATGGCACCCATGTCGTCGCCCGCGAGAATGGGAAAGCCAAGGCCTTCCTGCCCAGCGCCATTGCCACCAGTTTCCCGACGATGCGCCGCGCAGTATGCGCGACTCCCGAGGTGCGCCTGTTCCTGAGTTCGCTGGGGATCACCGAACCCGATCCGGTGGATGACGTGATCTGGAACCTCCTGCCGAAGTACCAGCAGGAAGAAGTGGATGTTGGCGACTATGCTTACGCTGCTGACATCGAACGCATCCGTGCTGCCTTCAGCACCGACTCGACAGCACAAAAAGAAAAGCTCCGTTCCGCCCTGCGCGATACCACCTTTGTGATGGTGGTGGACACCGGCGACGGCAAGGCATATGTCGCCAAGCCCGGCGAAGTCTACATCGCCACCGACCGCTTGCAGCAGCTCTTCGCCGGTGTGCCCGGCATCCTGATCGTCGACAACGAATATGATTGCCTGCGCGGTGAAGACATCCGCGACGTGCTCGTGTCATGTGGGGCAAGCCGCTATCTCATACCGGAGGCAACACCGTCGAGTCTGGGGTATTCGGAGAAGGAGCGAATCCGCAGAGAAGCGGGTCTCGAGCGCGCAAGCTGGGAAAACCCGCCCGAAGACTTCACCCTTCGCGGGCTGACGCAGCTTCTGGACTTCCTGCCCACGCTGAAATCTGGAGAGGCGGCAGCGAGAGTGAAAGTTCTGTGGGAGGCACTGGCTGATCTCGATGCTCGCAACACAGCTGCCTTTTACGGCTCCTACAAATGGGGCTATTCGCACGAGACAAAGACGGCCCGATTCGACGCAGCTTTCGTCCGGACGCTGAATCAGGTGGCTTGGGTGCCGAACGCCGACGGCGAATTGGTACCTCCGGGCCTCGTGGTGTTCGACACCGTTGGCTGGAAGCACAGCCCCTTCCTCCTGACCAAGATCGCCTTCAAGCCGCCGATCATCGACCAACTGGCCAAAGAGGCGGGCATCGATCCGGCGGCGCTCGATCTGCTGCGCAAGCTCGGTATCACCAACGTGGCCGACCTGACTTCCCGGCTGGGCATCACCAATCCACCATCTGAACCAGAGCCATCGACAGCCTCCGAGCCGGAAGCCGACGAGCCATCCGATGGCGACGTTTATGACGATGCGAAAGACCTATACGGCGATGACATGCCGGATATCCGGCCCGGCACACCTGACCCCGATGGTGACGACAGCGTAGTCAGTGATGCTGGGCGTGGCGGGAAAGGTCGCACGAGTACTGGAACACCACGCGGCGGTGGTCTGGGAACCGGAGGCACGCCCGGCAGCGCAGATGCACACAGTGTTTCTGGTGGCAAAGGCAATGGAAATGGTGGCAGTCATGGAAAGGGGGCACCCGGACAAACGGGGGGGCGCCCCTTCATTTCCTACATCGGCACACATCCGGACGACGATGGGCCCGATCCAGACGGCATCGATCATGCGACACGTATGCAGATCGAAGGGCATGCCATCGACCTGATTATTAAGCTTGAGCCAGCACTTCGCCGCACACCAGAAGGCAATCCGGGCTTCGACCTCTACGAAGCCGACCCCAGTGGCAGGCAAGTTCGCTGGGTCGAAGTGAAGTCAATGATGGGTAGTCTGGAAGATCGGCCTGTAGCGCTCTCACACACTCAATTCGACCACGCCCGTGAGAAAGGCAGTGCCTACTGGCTGTACGTGGTCGAGCATGCAACGGACGCGACAAAGGCCCGAGTGCTTAGGATTCGAAATCCGGTTGGCCTCGCTCGGACGTTTACTTTTGACCGGGGCTGGCGTGAGATTGCCCAAACGGAACTCTCGTTCTGA
- the mads1 gene encoding methylation-associated defense system helix-turn-helix domain-containing protein MAD1, which translates to MIDQPDEILTIDEVAAYLKAGKRTVYRLAASGELPAFKLGGTWRFRRGELDQWIASRIGKVIVDDREGEE; encoded by the coding sequence ATGATTGACCAGCCGGACGAGATCCTCACAATTGACGAGGTTGCCGCATATCTGAAGGCGGGCAAGCGTACAGTGTATCGCCTTGCGGCAAGCGGCGAGCTTCCGGCGTTCAAGCTCGGCGGTACTTGGCGTTTCCGTCGCGGTGAGCTGGATCAGTGGATTGCCAGTCGCATCGGCAAGGTGATCGTGGATGACCGTGAGGGGGAGGAATGA